The proteins below are encoded in one region of Polynucleobacter sp. AP-Nino-20-G2:
- a CDS encoding group II truncated hemoglobin, which produces MSERKTPYEMIGGSAKVDELVDRFYDLMALEEPFAQLRAMHPQDLSSSRDKLKLFLSGWLGGPDVYSPKHGHPMLRARHLPFKIGIQERNQWLACMYRALEDCGIDGQLGAQLEESFFNTADWMRNQAN; this is translated from the coding sequence ATGAGCGAAAGAAAAACCCCTTACGAAATGATTGGCGGCAGCGCAAAGGTCGATGAATTAGTGGATCGCTTTTACGATTTGATGGCGCTTGAAGAACCCTTTGCGCAATTACGTGCCATGCACCCCCAAGATCTATCCAGCTCGAGAGATAAATTAAAGCTGTTTTTATCCGGATGGTTGGGCGGCCCAGATGTTTATTCACCCAAACATGGCCACCCTATGTTGCGGGCAAGGCACCTCCCCTTCAAGATTGGCATTCAGGAGCGAAATCAGTGGTTAGCATGCATGTACCGCGCGCTTGAAGATTGTGGCATTGATGGCCAACTAGGTGCGCAACTAGAAGAATCTTTCTTTAATACAGCTGATTGGATGAGAAACCAGGCGAATTAA
- a CDS encoding TIGR02450 family Trp-rich protein, whose amino-acid sequence MPSKKINPLSPKKLLLTKWTAAHPKNKRKHFLVSKVIAPDLPDEAIELVEIEAIYDKYRQTIAWRELCDSEHWIQGWV is encoded by the coding sequence ATGCCCTCTAAGAAAATAAATCCATTAAGCCCAAAAAAGCTATTGCTCACCAAGTGGACGGCGGCTCACCCCAAAAATAAGCGAAAGCATTTTTTGGTGAGCAAAGTGATTGCCCCCGACCTACCAGATGAGGCGATTGAATTGGTTGAAATTGAAGCGATTTACGATAAATACAGACAAACGATTGCGTGGCGCGAACTCTGCGATAGTGAACATTGGATTCAGGGGTGGGTGTAA